The genome window gctatcgatttccactttgtacgcgatcaagttgtccgccgtcaacttcgtgtttctcatgttcatacggctgatcaattgaccgactcatttacgaagcctctagctcgtaaactttttgcattacatcagtccaagattggcctccttgatcggagcaccattttgcgggggcatgataagtagatgagatttccctaactgtttgaggaaatctctctactctgttgaaggaaatcctctaacctgttgaagaaaattctcccttctaacctgtataaaaggatatgttaataacaatcaactttttCTACAactttttatctatttattttctaacagttTTCACTTGATTGTTCTATACTCCTATAATCAGCTCTTACAGACCACTACCATCCATCATCATTTGTTTTTTAAAACATTTTTATATTGTTATTTTCATCGTATTGTTTACTTATGATTAACTAGCAACAGCTTTCTATACATATTCTTGTAATTAATCTGAGAAAACATACGATGCTAGTGATGAGTATGTTAGTGTCTTTCCAATACTTCAaagtttattttaatataatgtatctttttattttttatttttaactaatattagttgttttagtttattaattttatttataaggATAACAAGAATATTCAAAATTGTTCTAGTtataaagaatcaaacttatgagttacactatgaaaatatataagatatgaaacaaatatatttgaaaattaatttggtttTATGTTTGTTGGGAAGGTGAATTatataagttatttatttattaagacaaataataaaaaagtatAGAGAACAAAAGTAagatttgcatatgatttttattgattctAAAAAGTCTGATAAAATTTGTTGAGATCTATATTCCACTAATCATGTTGATGTCATGAAAAGAATATTTATGATAGTGTGGTCACTAGTTTTAAAACTATGAAGGGTGTCTAATAAGTTTCTTAGGAGTATAGGTTTACATGAGGGATCAACTTTAAATCCTTACATTTTTATATTGGTAATGGACGAATGGACGAACTTGATAGTTAAAGTAGATGAAagtttaaatgaaattaattaCAGACCGGAGTTTTGGAGATAATTCTTGGAAACTAGGATTTTAAATTAAGTAGGATTCAAATTAAAAATATGAGATATAATCTAAATAATATAAAGAGAAGAACTGAGGTTGAATGGACAGTAAGTTCGAataagtaaaagttttaggtTTGAGTTGATTATGGAgaaattgatgaagatattattctcaCCGCATTGCTGCGGTGGATTCCGAGCACTGTAGTGAGAATACCGGAAGTCGGACCCTCTTTgctcaaaaaatttatttttgggaCCTTCTCGAGATCAGATTGAAGGAAGGTAAGCACATCTGTCGTGTTTGGATCTCACTGCTGTGGAAGTGGGTTCCGATCACCGCAAGCGAGCAGAAAGACGTGGAAGTTGAACTTTTTGGTTCGGAAAATTTTCTTTTGCGGCCATTTCGAAGTAAATTGGTGGGTGGTAAGCACACTTCGGTCTTTGGATCTCCCTGCTCCGACCATCGCAGGTACGAAAAACGATATGGAATTCGAACCATTTAGCACCCAAAAAAATTTTCTGAGGCGATTTTGAGGCCCAACTGACGGAGGGTAATCACACCTTTTCATGTTTGGATCGATATCTGAATATTTCatgaataagaaaaataaaaataaaaccatttaggcAAAAATGCAGAAACCTTCTTTGATCGATCAGCACCCAATACACTCCAACAAACATTTTCTTGGTCGCGTTGACCGATATCTTCGAGTTTTGTCATTGATCCATCATCACCCAATGCTCAGAGAAGCAACAAGTATTCCATTTTGTAGGTAACTCTGAGATTTCATCTGCTCTGACATTCTTGCAAGAAGACCAGTTTGAAGATGAGATCACTCGGGAGACTTCGGAAATCAAAATTGCTTAGGTGAGGTAGCACAAAGAAAGTTCGTCATTTTGGCAACCTGAGATTGACATCAGCTGAATCAGTATAAACACATCAGTTATTTATACGCTGTAAAGTTTATGTACAGCAGATTTAGATGTAGCTGAAGGTGGGGATGATACAAGACAATGAAGAGCAAGATTCCCACAGAAGCAAACAAGGAAAATTGAGGCAAATACTGAAACATATGGTAACTGAGAAGGAACTCTTTTTCACTCCAATGAACATCTAAAACATAATGATCGAGATCATGGATCTCCTTCGGGTCTGCTAGCCAAGCATAGCTCATGCAGCTCATTCAGAATCCACTCTTCACCGGTGTGACCACCGAGCACAAGAACTCGTGTCCCTCCAACGACACAAGTGCTATGTCCCCATGCAAACTTTGGGGGCTGACCAGGGACATTGAGGATCCTCCATGTTGGTTCATCTTCTAATGGGTCCAAGAGGAAGAGCTGCGACGGCGAGTGAAGGCCTGCGATCGATCCACCGAAGATGATAATCCTTCCACAAGGCAAACTGACAGCCACATGATCCAATCTTGGTGGCGGACCTGTACCAGGAAAGCCGGTGGTCGCTAGCTGCCTCCACTGAGGCTCATCATCTTCCAAGTCGATACTGAATGTATCGCATGACCGCAGCCTTAGTGAGCCACTCTTAGCCAGTCCTCCAAACATCAGAATCTTAGTCTTGTCATACGCTGAAAGTGTGTGACCAAGCCTAGGAGGCACCCATGGGGAGGGTATCTCCCTCCATGTTGGCTTCTCCCTAGTCAAATCCAGTAGAAAAGTGTCACTTAGAAGGACACCGGCACTGGTGCACCCACCTGATACAACAAGTTTGGATCCACCAACAGTGCAAGAGCTGTGCCAGGATCTTGGAAGAGGAGGGGCTTCACCGAAGACTTCTTTCCAACCTGGCTGCTGGGCATCCAAGTCCAACACAAACACATCGTTCAGCAATCCTTGACTGCCGTATCCACCAAAGACAACCAGCCATGAACCACTTAGGCATGAAAGCGTGTGCCCCCAGCGTCCTGGAGGCGATGAGGTGACCTTCACACGGTGCCATTCTGGATTTGCTGACTCGAGATTGAGAACAAAAGTATCATCCATCGGTTGCATATTGATGCCTTCTCCTCCGAAGAGAACCAACCGATTACCAACAGCACAAGCGCTAAAATTACAACGGGAAGGCTCGACTCTGCCACCAACTGTGAACTTCTTCCACGAGGCAGCCTCCAGTGTGGTTAGCTCCCTTGCTAGCCTGCCCCATCCTAATCTTTTGGTGCTCAGCTCCAATCTTATGGTCACCTCTCTTCCCCATGCATTTTGGCAAACCATCTTCCTCAAATGCTCATTTTTAGTTAGTTGACGCATTCTAATGCATGCTGATCCAATAGAAGCTACATCTCGAGGTGTCAAGCGTGACAAGATGTTATGTGCCAGGACTTCATCTGAGAGCTGAAGGATCCCACAGTAGTCCCGGTTTTGGTTATTAGAATTGGTTTCAGGTATGGAGAATTTTGGATCCTGATGGTAGGACTTGATGAAGGAGGTCTGTTTGAAAACTGGGTACGACAAACGGTTGAGATCAATGTTTGCTTCGGAAAACAGCTGGATGCCTATGATGTGGGTAACGAAGCCGTCATCGCCGTATATCGGCGTAAGCCTTAATCTGTTCACCAGCGGAGTGCCATCCTTCCTAAAATTGAGAAGCTCGCCTTGAAACTCTATCCCTTCCTGCAGACATCTATGAATTTCAGCGACAACCATTGGGTCCACCAAGGGATGCCGTCTTTGTGCTCGCGGATCACGAAACTGCAAGAATCGGCTGAAACAGGGTTCTGAAATGAATCAATCAAGTTTGCAGATCTTCTTACTCAAAAAGAAATGACAGGCATAGAGGGCAAAATAATTTTGGGGGCAAAGCACAACCAATGATTATAATGCTTACACTTATGGTAACAAAACAAAGCagatgaaagaaaataaaaagagggACCATGTATATGCTGATGACAGAGCAGGACCACAAGGTAGGTGACCTAAATGCTTCTGCTATTTGTGCAGTGTGGCTAATGATGGCAACGGCTTAAAGGGAGACAACTGCCGTAAGAGAACATGAATGAAGCTTCAAAGCAACTATCAGAATAACTATACCAAGATTGCAATCCAACTAGCACGTTCCCTATATCGCTGGAGTTGGAAGTATCGAATAGCTACGTCCAATTAACATATTCAACACATTCCCTATATCGCTAAGTTGTATGAATTTTTTCAAGGAAAATAAAAGAACTTGGAATGAAAGTTGGAGCACCAGAACAAGAGAAGATAAACCTCTTTGATAGTTGCATTTGGTTCTGAGAAAATACTTTGGCCAACATGTAGCCTGCAGATCTTGCAATTACTTTGCTGTTAAGATAATTCTACTCATGTAAAAAGGTATATATATCAAGTCAAATCAAGCAATAGGTGAAGAACTTAATCATAGTAGCCATACAACTATGCTTAATTGTAATCTTTTATGATGAACAATATCATCACTAGTTGTAAATTACTTGATTGACATAGATAAATGTTGTCCATGGAAGACATACAAATCCAGCATTTCATATTGCAGAAACCCCTAAATCCCAAACCAGAGAGTCTCCATCATTCTACTTACTGTGATTGCTTTTACGGCAACAATATCTCAATTTACTACGACTCAAAGGGAATATATCATCTTAAAGTGTTCCTTCTTCACAAGTCCCATGGTAATTGCACAAAAAAGGCACTCGACCCAAATTATCCATCCATTGTGAATTTACCAAAAATGACAGAATAACCAAAAATCTTGTGCATTTACCAAATCTCATGGAGATTCCTTCAACTACCTAACAATTAATTCGGAACAAAAGCGAGTTAAGCTCTGAAATAGGAGAGAGAACCATGAGACACATACGAAGCAAGAAAAAAGGGAGAATGAAGTAGGATAACTAGCTCGACCATATACACATTATTATTCCAAGATATCAGGCATAGAGGCAAAACAAAGGAGAAAGGGAAAGATATATTGATCAGAAGAATAAGGAATTGATTTCGATTCGGATGGCAAGAAAACTTCTTTTTATTGTGATGTCGATCGTTTCATTCAATCCTGGAGCGTAAATCATGGTTTTTCTGCAGACAAGGGCGACAAGATTAGCTCCCGTCAATCGAGGATGTGGCTGTAGTAGAACGTCCACTGGACTTGCAGAATCCTTCTTCCCGGAATGAAACAAGATGATGGGGCTACCAACACACACACGGTACCAATCAGAAACTTTCGAAATTAACCAATCAAATAAATACCCGGAAAAGATGAAATTTTGACGTCAAATCTTTGACCCATCGCAAGGGTTAACTCGATCGGAATCATCCAAAGGTTAAGGGGGGGGGAGAGAATCACCAGTTCCGTCCGAGGACCTCGTCGGCGCGGTATCCGGTGGCGTTCTCGAAGACGGTGTTAACGTAGATGAGCGGGAAGTCGGGCTCGACGGCGTCGGAGACGACGAAAGCCGAAGGGCAGTCCGGGTAGTAGAACCGGCCAAGGCCCgccatctcttcctcctcttcctcgagcTCCATTTCGTCCTCCTGCGACCACTTGCGTCGCTTCAGCGGGTTCCCTCCCCCGCCGGCTCCTCCTCTCCCTCGCTCTACTCCTGCTGCCATCCTCCTCTATGCCCGTCTCTTATAtgctcttttcttctcttctcttctcttccttcgcTGCTGCTGCAAATGAATCTGCCCACCGTCCTCCTATTACCACTACGACTACCGCTGCTTCCGTATGAGATGGGAGGGTTGAACAGAGGTGATAAAGGAGATCGGAGAGGAAGTGGCTGTGAGGTGGTGACGGAACTACAAATATCTGcttcggagagagagagagagagagagagagagaaaatgggCTGCCAACAAATCTACTTTGGATCGTAATTGATGCTTCGCTTTGACAAGCCATAAAAATGGTACAAAGGACCGCGTGGGCCCACCATGGCtacaatatatttatttttctatttttcttttttcttttttctttcaaaaatagctaatatataattataattataattataattattatttactaaatcACTTATACATTCATCACATCATTTATTTGTCGTAAGAAAAGCTGCGATGTGGTTTGAAGCGGTGGATGCCACTGCTGCCTAAAAATATCTATGGGTGGGCTGTCTTTTCTTGGGTCGGTGAGTGCGCCGGCAAACTTCTCCATCCCCTCCACGGcagctctttctctctctctctctctctctctctctctctcaaacccACACATATCATCACCCAACTGTTGTCAGCTCTCCATCAAATATCATCGCCCAACTTCTGTCAACTCCTGCTCGTCTCAGATATTTATtcgaccttctctctctctctctctctctctctttccaatTTTCATCTCCATCTCTTCGAACAAATATCACTTGCTATGAACCTTTGGACTTTGACTTGAGGTCGTAATCTACAAATACTAAAGAAATATAATTGTTGCGAtctatttctttttatttcttttgaagatAATAATAAAACATCGGCCGACAAGTCGGTCAAGTTGTACGTGCAACCCACCGCCCATGTCGTCATCACCAGCGTTCGGTTTCTTCTCACCAAACTCACCTCAAAGCTGATGCTTCTTCCGAGTTCGGCACGCATCGTTTCCGCCTTCGAAACCGACGATTTCGATCGAAATCTTTATAGTTCGGGATCGTCATATTGGATCCGTCCCATCGATGTCGGAACCATCGATAATTCTATTTATATATATCATCTTAATGttgaataaatataattttcatagTTTGACATGTAATATCCTAAGATAGATCGGTTAATTTTGATTATTAACTATTTTATttaatcattttgaattgaaactATCGATTTTAGGAACCGAACAGTCTATGCCTCGTCTGATGATAGCTTGGgtgcagcagctgcagcagcagagGTAGAAAAGGCTGTTCTTCCTGATGATGATGGAACACATGAGTGGATGTATGTACGTCGAACTCGACGAAAGCGATCTGTGCCGAGAGTGCATCACAGTTGCATGTGTAAGGAAATATCTTCGTGTGGCAGACCAACACATGCACAAAAGATGCCACGCCAATGGCAGCAATTGTGGCCGAGATGTTTCGGGCTCATGCCCTCTTCTACGGCAGCGCACTGTCGGATACCTTCGCTGCTTCTTTTTGTTCTCCTCCGTTGCTTCCGCTTCTTTTTTATTGGACTTAATGAAAGATCAGAGGCATCTTTGATGGCATATCTGCACGATGACTCGGTGAACGAGAACAAGAGCTCGGAATGCAGCCTTCGGCCCGGTTGTGTTCGGAGATATTTTGCCCTGTGATCTCCAGCATCTGTGGCTGCTGCACAATGCCATGGCCACAAGTTTTGCCAACGGGAGAATGTTCATAGTTTATTCCTTTCGTAAGAACAGAGAGAaaaagacagacagacagacataTGAGAATTTTGTTGTATTTCATTGAGCTTCGCGCACAACTAAGCATTGGAGGAAAGAGAATTATGCAAAACAGTGAGAAAATAATATTACTATTGTCATGGAAATAAAATTCTATCGAGTATAAGCTCATAACTTTCCAAAAATTTCATTGTCTGAAAGCAGTCCACTAGAAGAAAACAGATGTTTACGATCACTCAATTGTCTGCTGGCGTGGTGTCACTTCAGCTTCAGTTGATGGGTTCCAAACCCTTTTCTTGTCCAAGGGAAAGTTACAGTAGATTTTTAAGATGTTTATGATAACTATGCTTTGTGTTTGGATTAGTTATGCTTAATCATGAATTGCATGCAGTTTGAGAGTCATTTTTTTCTCAGTATGGAGAAAAGGTTTGTGTGCTTACAGTTTTAGTACCTCTATCGAGCTATTATTTGCATTCGGAATGTCTACAGCAATCGGGATTAATATTTCATATGTTGTCGATGTCCATTCAACGGAGTTGCAATCTTGGCATTCGATACATACGGTTGTGTTGCATCCCACAGCCACGGCATTGTAAGgaggacaagaagaagaagaagaagaagaagtaatggttGATGAACCATTTCATCGGTTGTTGGTTTGCAGACGAGTCTTGAAGGCCTCCCATGTCAAGTCCTTCTCCAAGTACTCCACGTTGGAGGGATCGAATGGCCCTCTCACCACATCTATGCATTCGATGACTGCTCTCGCTGGAAGAACACTCTTGGATGGATCATATGAGGTCCTGGAGCTCAAACAAGAAGAGAAACCCTGCAGTCACCGAACTCCTTAATATAGAGAGTGCTGATAGGAGGAAGCAAGATGGTGTCTTCGATGATTACCTTAAAGACGAGCACAGTCTCTTCTTCGCCATCCACTGTTGCCCGGACAACGAGAGCCACATCTCTGACTGCTTCGCTGTAAGCTTCCATCAACGAGATCTCCGAGTTCTGCGCATGCTCCTCggtgtcctcctcctcatcttcttcttcgtaCCTCACCCTTCGCCTCGCTTTACAGAGGCCGTGGCTTGTCTTGAGGCTGCGCAACTGCGGCGTGCCGAGGCGGCAGGAGATGGCCGCAGGTGGAACCTTCTGAACGACGGCAAGGGCGGGGGCAATGGGCGGAGGCAGCCATGGGTGGTGGACTTGTGGGACTGCGGCACGGATCAACATCGAGGAAGCCGAGAATGGCTATGAAAGGTGGAGGATGGGATAAGATGGCGTGTGGTGTTGGCTTCTCGGAGATGCCATTAGGAAGTATGACTGCATATTTCACGGATTCATCCAAAAACAATTTTTACCACTCGAAGAGGTCGTGAAGGCCAACGATAAAATAAGAGAATGAAGAATAAAATTATAAAGGTAAAAGAAAAGTATAttagtaaataaaattataaagataaaagaaaagtaCACTATAATTAGTAAAATtgtaaagataaaagaaaatcaCACTACAATTAGTCTCATACTTCTGCTATCCAGTTGAAGAAATCTCTCGGTTATCAAAGGAAATCTgatggctttgtgagtgagtctaaaTGATTAGAGATATTAGAGACAcgtggattgacacataagtaggtagctctaacattgtcacaatatattgtaggagtataagtaaattgagttcagcagcaacGATAGtaatatcatgatattcagtttcaaTTGTAGATTGAgccattgtcttttgcttcttagaactccaacttattggattagacccaagaaagacgaCATATtctgacgtggaggttctatcatcaaagtttctcgTCCAATCAGTATCAGCAAAGGCACTGAGATGAGGTTTTCGTTGAAGAAGAGGACCTGTGAATTGTGTAAAGTTGCAAATCTCTATGCAACAGTTCTACAGTTGGGAATTTGGGCGGTAGAGAGCGACCTATGACCAGAGAATCGCAACCGCCAGAGGAAAAGAAGCAGCAATATATCTCAATTGAGATATGTTGACAGAGTTCTACACTAGTGAGGAGGGGAGATGCTGACAAACaatgaggaagaaaggtggggcaataCTGGTGAGCTCAGCACTAGAGACGTCGCAACGAAAGGGAACGAACGTTGGCACAAAGTGGTAGTGGAGAAAACAATTGCCGTCGTCGAGGAGGAAAGATTTGTCGCATCTACGACCTGACAATGGAAAAGCAACGATAGATGGCCTTTTCTTTTACCGTGGAGGTGgagactctgataccatgataaaatgagagaaCGAAGAATAAAATTATAAAGGTAAAAAAACACTATAATTAGTATCACattaagtctatttatacatggtaAAAGAGATTTCATCAGTTGAATACTTGCCATGCTACGCTAAGGTAGACTCTCAAAAGCCTTTCTATGGGTTTGGGATCCCTCGATTGCCCATTTTCTTGTAATTTAGAGAGATGTTGGAGTTAGCAATGCCATGAATAGACCTCCAGAGAAAGAAATCCTGCCATTACTAGTACTCACACAGCAGGACATGGAGGAAGTGAGAAGTCTCGTGTGGGGGAAGACTATCACAAGTGGATGTCGCAGTTGGTAAGGAAAAGATGCTTGATCCACACCCAGCACATCTTAAAGTAAGGTAAACTTGCAGATCATTGTGCTGGATGATGAAGTTGGCAGCATAGTCTCCTGTCTCACCTCTGTCGATATGAAATAAATCCTGAAGCATCTCAGAATTTGGAGGGAAGTCACACAGAAGCACATCTCTCTATAGTTTTCAGAAGACAGCACATCTAACTTAGAACAAGAGAAACCAAGGTAAAGAGAACAAATCACACTTCAACCGTGATCCGATTGCGTCTAATGAGAGCTAGCGTAGTTTCGAAAGAGAAACCGAAACTTGGTTCAGATCTCAGAGGTTGCATTAGTAAATTGAGGCATCATCAGTAAATTGAGGCATCATCAGAATTAAATTGCTTCCAGGCCACCGAATCTGTAATCCCAGCAAGAACATGGAGTGGGGAAGCAAGTGCATGGGCATGCATACCAACCGTACAAGTCTCTTGGTCTCTAAAATGGAGATCAAACAGCAATCTGCGTTGTCACTCGAGAAAATTGTTCAAAGATCTTATGTACACTGCAGTGAGGAAAAAGCAGAAGAAAAGAGAATGTTGAGCTACCTAGAAGAGAGTCAGATCATGCAGAAGAAAAAATGAACCTTCAACTTCCTTTTTATAGCTCAAAGACCATTCTGCAGAGATTGCTGGGTCCTGAGTGCTTGTTCTGAGACAGTTGCTAGTCCTTGCATTAGCCTCACAATCTCAGCTGTATCGTCCAGATAGTATTTAGCCTTGCTGGGTTTCTGACCAACTGTGCATGCAAATACTTCGGCTGTCGGGGTAAGAGAAGTGCTTGCTATAGAAGTACTGATAACCTCAAACATGTCTTCATCTGATCTGTCATCTCCGATACATAGTACAAAGTCTGACGATAAGCCCCTCTCCTGCATAATGGAAAGAAGGCGCCGGGCTACCAGGCCCTTGCTCACTCCCTGCAAGCATAACATCACTATCAGTAGCCTCATCCATGACCCGTGAGGAAGCATAGCATAAAAGCAGTGACACCTTACCTGCGGTTTAACCTCCACAATGTGCTGACCACTCTTCACTGAAACTGGTTCGTTCGTGAGGACACTCTCCAGATGATCAAGAAGCTCCTTGGCTTGGCAAGATCCAAAATCAGGATCAGCGTCTTCATATGACCACACAAGCGTGGTCTCCTTGTCTTCGATCGTCGAACCATCAGTTGTTTCAGTGTACAAGTTCATTACAGGTTCTGCAATCTGCTTCCAGCTGCAATCTGCAACAGGGACACATGTTTCCCACTCTGCATCCCTCTTTAACCTGAAACCAAATGAATATAAATGCTCATCACATATCGACTCGAAGGACCAGAAATAGCATCAAACATGAACCATTTACGATTTTTTTGTCATCGCAAAGAAGCTGAGGACGGCTAACCTCAGAAAGTAACCATGTTCTGCAGCTACCCCCAGGTTCTCACAAGCAGAAAACCAGTCACTGAGAGTGGCTCGGGTTCTGGCACTAACAAGGAACactaggttgttcttatcacgacACAAGCTGTTCATGATCTCGATCGATTTAGCGTTAGGGCTCTTATCGATCGATGCTTGTGGCATCAACGTGCCGTCGTAATCCAAAAGGATGGCACGAGTTCTCGTTCTCTTGTATGCTGAAACAATGTGCTCCATTGCAAGCTTCCTAAAGTTTGTATCAAGAGAAACCACCCTAAATCCCAATCCGAAGCCGATTCCCCAGCACCTCCTCCTCGAGTGATCCCTGCATGTCCTTTCCAGGTCTTGCACGAAACTGTTTGCCCAGTACCCTACATCGTGTGTGCTAACATACTTGTAGTGCTTCTCGTGCCGGAATTGCTTCTCCTGCTCTGACATATCCAGAGCATTGACCATGGCGTCGGCGACGGCTTCTATGTTCCATGGATTCACCCTGATGGCTCCGCTCAGGGACGGAGAGCATCCGATGAACTCGGAGAGCACCAACATGCTCTTCTTCTGAGCCGATGTGCCTAAGCCCAAGACACGATCCAATTTCTCGTTCCCTTGTCTGGAAATGATGTACTCGTAGGGGATGAGGTTCATGCCATCCCTGACTGCTGTGACCAAGCAACACTCCGCCACCACGTAGTAAGCGATTCGGTGAAAGAAGGGGAGAGGCTCGTCGATCAGAACGATGGGCTCATACCCGGGGTTGCCGTAGGCCTCGTTGATCCTCTTCATCGTCGCAAAGCTCTCGGCCTGGACCTCCTTCACGCCCTTCCCCCGCCCTCTCGCCGGATTCGCGATCTGGACCAGGACCACCTTCCCCCGCCACTCCGGGTGCTGCTTGAGCAGCTCCTCCATGGCCAGCAGCTTCAAGCTGATCCCCTTGAAGATGTCCATGTCGTCTACCCCGAGCATCATCACCCTCCCCTTCTCCAAGAACTGCTCCCTGAGCTCCTGGACCTTCGTCTCGGTCTCCGGAAGGCCGAGCACAGACTTGAGCTGGCCCAAGTGGATGCCCACCGGCAGAATCTTGATGCTGACCGTGCGGCCGTAGTACTCCAACCCGATGTAGCCCCGCTTCGACTCGTACGATAGCCCGAGCATCCGGCCGCAGCAGGAGAGGAAATGGCGGGCGTAGTCGAAGGTGTGGAACCCGATTAAGTCGGAATTGAGCAGCGCACGGAGGAGCTCCTCGCGGACCGGCAGCGTCTTGTAGATTTCCGAGGAGGGGAAGGGGCTGTGGAGGAAGAACCCGAGCTTGATGCGGTTGAACCGCTTCCGGAGGAAGGTGGGGAGGACCATGAGATGGTAGTCGTGGACCCAGACGAAGTCGTCGTCGGGGTTGATCACCTCCAGGATCTTGTCGGCGAAGATCTTGTTCACGGAGACGTAGGCCTGCCACAGGGAGCGGTCGAAGCGTCCGCCGAGGTCGGGGGACATGGGAAGCATGTAGTGGAACAGGGGCCAGAGCTGCTGCTTGCAGAAGCCGTGGTAGTAGCGGGCGAGGAGGTCGGGCGGCAGGAAGGCCGGCACGCACTTGAAGGACTCGAGCAGGACCTGGCCGACGTCGTCCTGGTCGGCCGGCGGGATCTCGTCGCGAAGGCAGCCCACGTAGAAGAACTCCATGTCGGCGCCGCGGTCGCCGATGGCGTCCTTGAGCTGGAGGAGGAGGGAGTCCTCGTCCCAGGAGAAGTCCCAGCCGCGGCCGTCCGGGCGGCGGCGGGCGCGGATGGGGAGTTGGTTGGCGACGACGATGGTGCGGTCGCGGGTGGTGGAAGAGGGGCCGGTGGCGGAGCCGTCGGAGTCGGAGTCGGAGTCGAGGTCGGAGATGATGCCGGCGACGGTCATCACGCGGGGGATCCGCCGGCGGATCTGGCTGATAGAGGGAGGCTCGCCGGAGGCTAGCTCGAGGAGGTTTGAGTAAGACCGCGACACCATTTTTTCCGGCGATTAGAGATCAAAGAAAGGATCTTTCCGGCTCAGCAAAGCCTCGACCGAATCAAATAGCCAGTACTcatcgaaatcccacctcagaacatatcaaagcgaGAGAAAAAGGATTTCTAGACATCCACAAGAGGCAGCAGAGGGAGCTCGACATggtaaaaaagtaaaaaatttcCTAGCAAAATCTCTCTTTTCAAGGAAAAAGAGCAA of Musa acuminata AAA Group cultivar baxijiao chromosome BXJ1-7, Cavendish_Baxijiao_AAA, whole genome shotgun sequence contains these proteins:
- the LOC103991382 gene encoding adagio-like protein 3 isoform X1, whose translation is MAAGVERGRGGAGGGGNPLKRRKWSQEDEMELEEEEEEMAGLGRFYYPDCPSAFVVSDAVEPDFPLIYVNTVFENATGYRADEVLGRNCRFLQFRDPRAQRRHPLVDPMVVAEIHRCLQEGIEFQGELLNFRKDGTPLVNRLRLTPIYGDDGFVTHIIGIQLFSEANIDLNRLSYPVFKQTSFIKSYHQDPKFSIPETNSNNQNRDYCGILQLSDEVLAHNILSRLTPRDVASIGSACIRMRQLTKNEHLRKMVCQNAWGREVTIRLELSTKRLGWGRLARELTTLEAASWKKFTVGGRVEPSRCNFSACAVGNRLVLFGGEGINMQPMDDTFVLNLESANPEWHRVKVTSSPPGRWGHTLSCLSGSWLVVFGGYGSQGLLNDVFVLDLDAQQPGWKEVFGEAPPLPRSWHSSCTVGGSKLVVSGGCTSAGVLLSDTFLLDLTREKPTWREIPSPWVPPRLGHTLSAYDKTKILMFGGLAKSGSLRLRSCDTFSIDLEDDEPQWRQLATTGFPGTGPPPRLDHVAVSLPCGRIIIFGGSIAGLHSPSQLFLLDPLEDEPTWRILNVPGQPPKFAWGHSTCVVGGTRVLVLGGHTGEEWILNELHELCLASRPEGDP
- the LOC103991382 gene encoding adagio-like protein 3 isoform X2: MVVAEIHRCLQEGIEFQGELLNFRKDGTPLVNRLRLTPIYGDDGFVTHIIGIQLFSEANIDLNRLSYPVFKQTSFIKSYHQDPKFSIPETNSNNQNRDYCGILQLSDEVLAHNILSRLTPRDVASIGSACIRMRQLTKNEHLRKMVCQNAWGREVTIRLELSTKRLGWGRLARELTTLEAASWKKFTVGGRVEPSRCNFSACAVGNRLVLFGGEGINMQPMDDTFVLNLESANPEWHRVKVTSSPPGRWGHTLSCLSGSWLVVFGGYGSQGLLNDVFVLDLDAQQPGWKEVFGEAPPLPRSWHSSCTVGGSKLVVSGGCTSAGVLLSDTFLLDLTREKPTWREIPSPWVPPRLGHTLSAYDKTKILMFGGLAKSGSLRLRSCDTFSIDLEDDEPQWRQLATTGFPGTGPPPRLDHVAVSLPCGRIIIFGGSIAGLHSPSQLFLLDPLEDEPTWRILNVPGQPPKFAWGHSTCVVGGTRVLVLGGHTGEEWILNELHELCLASRPEGDP
- the LOC135678628 gene encoding uncharacterized protein LOC135678628; the encoded protein is MLIRAAVPQVHHPWLPPPIAPALAVVQKVPPAAISCRLGTPQLRSLKTSHGLCKARRRVRYEEEDEEEDTEEHAQNSEISLMEAYSEAVRDVALVVRATVDGEEETVLVFKGFSSCLSSRTSYDPSKSVLPARAVIECIDVVRGPFDPSNVEYLEKDLTWEAFKTRLQTNNR